A single Pseudomonas sp. HN11 DNA region contains:
- a CDS encoding DUF4136 domain-containing protein, whose product MFRCIATLAVVVLLGGCQTSQVNHDFDASRDFGAYRSWVWKDPALQYRPDDPRIRSDLTEQRIRQAVGEQLDQRGLRPAAPGSRADLSVQAYLIVEDRQQQVTTNYGGAWGGPWNGYWGAPMYNETRNITYKVATLQIDLLDGKDGKLVWRGSDEQMMASSPNPQDRDKAIRTTVTRVLSSYPPH is encoded by the coding sequence ATGTTTCGTTGTATCGCTACGCTTGCTGTTGTAGTGCTGCTGGGCGGTTGCCAGACCAGCCAGGTCAACCACGATTTTGACGCCAGCCGGGATTTCGGCGCCTACCGCAGTTGGGTCTGGAAAGACCCGGCCCTGCAATATCGCCCGGATGACCCGCGCATCAGGAGCGACCTCACCGAACAACGCATCCGCCAAGCCGTGGGCGAACAACTCGACCAGCGCGGCCTGCGTCCAGCGGCACCGGGCAGCAGGGCTGACCTGAGCGTGCAGGCCTACCTGATCGTCGAGGACCGTCAGCAACAAGTCACCACCAACTACGGTGGCGCCTGGGGCGGACCGTGGAACGGCTATTGGGGCGCGCCGATGTATAATGAAACGCGCAACATCACCTACAAAGTCGCCACCCTCCAGATCGACCTGCTCGACGGCAAGGACGGCAAGTTGGTGTGGCGCGGCAGCGACGAACAGATGATGGCCAGCTCGCCCAACCCCCAGGACCGTGACAAAGCCATTCGCACCACCGTCACCCGCGTCCTCTCCAGCTACCCTCCGCACTAG
- a CDS encoding MazG-like family protein — MNLDHLTERLHRIRDNNDWKQFHSPKNLAMAASVEMAELVEIFQWLTEDQSRQLPADKLAHAGQEVGDIVLYLLLLCSELGLDMNEVVRAKLADSERRFAHE, encoded by the coding sequence ATGAACCTCGACCACCTCACCGAACGCCTGCACCGCATCCGCGATAACAACGACTGGAAGCAGTTTCACAGCCCGAAAAACCTGGCCATGGCCGCCAGCGTGGAAATGGCCGAGCTGGTGGAAATCTTCCAATGGCTGACCGAAGACCAATCGCGCCAGCTACCGGCCGACAAACTCGCCCATGCCGGGCAGGAAGTCGGCGATATCGTGCTGTACCTGCTGTTGTTGTGTAGCGAGTTGGGCCTGGACATGAACGAGGTGGTGCGCGCCAAGTTGGCCGACAGCGAACGGCGGTTTGCCCATGAGTGA
- a CDS encoding alpha-2-macroglobulin family protein: MLNKGLFLACALALLSACDSSDKPAAPTAPPATTVAPKPAKAAVDVAALKQRYAGRDLSVVDVSEVQLDGASTLSVSFSIPLDPDQKFADKLHLVDSKSGKVDGAWEISDNLMELRLRHLEPQRKLVLTVDAGVKAVNDNKLAAEYTARLETRDLQATVGFASRGTLLPTRLAEGLPVIALNVDKIDVEFFRIKPESLPTFLAQWGRNTSLQSYESRELLPLADLVYGGRFDLNPARNTRETLLLPIAGLKQLQQPGVYLAVMRASGTYNYSQPATLFTLSDIGLSVHRYANRLDVFTQALEGGKALDGVDLEVLDAEGRVLGQGKTQKGGHAELPLPKKAQVLLAKQGEQTSMLRLDSAALDLAEFDIGGQPSHPLQFFVFGPRDLYRPGETVLLNALLRDKDGNAVKPQPVSVEVRRPDEQVSRKFVWDADASGLYQYQLQLAGEAPTGRWQLVFDLGDGKPQLYEFLVEDFLPERLALELKGSDTALSPADNPVIQVNGRYLYGAPASGNRVSGQVYVRPLREAVKSLPGYQFGSVTEEELSQDFELDESVLDAKGQEVLTLESKWAEAKSPLQLIVQASLQESGGRPITRRLVQPIWPAEQLPGLRGLFDGKETNGDGPAELEVLLANQDGQKLAAPNLKVRLVRERRDYYWNYSENDGWSYHFNEKFLNLDEQTLNIKAGDTAKVSFQVEWGPYRVEVEDPQTGLVSSLRFWAGYQAQDNTEGGAVRPDQVKLALDKPAYGDGDTANVTVTPPAAGKGYLLVESAEGPLWWQEIDVPAEGKSFAVKLDPKWSRHDLYVSALVIRPGERKANITPKRAVGLLHLPLDRTQRKLGVTLTAPEKMRPKQPLTVKIAAKNADGSVPKQVHVLVAAVDVGILNITEYPTPDPYSSLFGRKAYGVDQFDIYGQLIEAGQGRLASLAFGGDAALAKGGKRPDTSVTIVALQSAPVTLNEQGEGEVSVNIPDFNGELRLMAQAWSDDRYGMAEAKTVIAAPLIAELSAPRFMAGGDQTTLALDLSNLSGKAQKLDVQLTAEGQLELVNSGAQTVELKQGQRTTLRIPVKAWGGLGQGKVKVTVNGLDLPGENLPPFSREWTLGVRPAYPALLKHYRAVLKSEPWSLPSGTLDQFDTSGRQALLSLSSRPPLNLGAQISALKAYPYGCLEQTASGLYPSLYADDALLKRLSIKGESDSERKRKIELGIERLLGMQRYNGSFGLWGADGEEEYWLTAYVTDFLLRARDQGFAVPPEALKKASERLLRYVQERNLIDVDYSDNADHTRFAVQAYAGMVLARSQQAPLGALRSIFERRSDARSGLPLVQLAIALQKMGDQPRADQALLAGLAAQRNANEWLADYGSPLRDQAMILALLEENDLAKGKREERLFTLSDQLATSPYLSTQERNSLFLAGRLGFAKPDSNWQVSLTGSGGVQELNNQQSTLELEGKLLSSDLTMSNQGETPVYQQLTISGYPQVPPAPGGDNLSIRREYLGMNGQPLNLRSLNSGDLVLVHLAVSAKQRVPDALVVDLLPAGLELENQNLAQSAASLENASSQVKEWRESMQNASLKHQEFRDDRYVAAINMEGSGTTHLLYLARAVTPGTYRVPPPQVESMYRPNWQAVGETPADLVIKGR; encoded by the coding sequence ATGCTTAACAAAGGACTGTTCCTTGCCTGCGCGCTGGCCCTGCTGAGCGCCTGCGATTCCTCCGATAAACCGGCTGCCCCGACCGCTCCCCCAGCAACGACGGTTGCGCCCAAACCGGCCAAGGCGGCAGTGGATGTGGCGGCGCTGAAACAGCGTTACGCCGGACGTGACTTGAGTGTGGTGGACGTGTCCGAGGTGCAACTCGACGGCGCCAGCACGCTTTCCGTGAGCTTTTCCATCCCGTTGGATCCTGATCAGAAATTCGCCGACAAACTTCACTTGGTGGACAGCAAGTCCGGCAAGGTCGATGGCGCCTGGGAAATCTCCGACAACCTGATGGAACTGCGCCTGCGCCACCTGGAGCCGCAGCGCAAACTGGTGCTCACGGTCGATGCCGGCGTAAAGGCGGTCAATGACAACAAGCTTGCCGCCGAATACACCGCGCGCCTGGAAACCCGTGACCTGCAAGCCACCGTCGGCTTCGCCAGCCGTGGCACCTTGTTGCCGACGCGCCTGGCCGAAGGCCTGCCGGTGATCGCGCTGAACGTCGATAAGATCGATGTCGAATTCTTCCGCATCAAACCCGAATCCCTGCCAACATTCCTCGCGCAGTGGGGCCGCAACACCAGTCTGCAAAGTTATGAATCCCGCGAACTGCTGCCCTTGGCCGACCTGGTCTATGGCGGTCGTTTCGACCTGAACCCGGCGCGCAACACCCGCGAGACGCTGTTGCTGCCGATCGCCGGCCTCAAGCAACTGCAGCAGCCAGGCGTATACCTGGCGGTGATGCGCGCCTCGGGCACTTACAATTATTCCCAACCGGCCACGCTGTTCACCCTGAGTGATATCGGCCTATCGGTACACCGTTACGCCAATCGCCTGGACGTGTTTACCCAAGCGCTGGAAGGTGGCAAGGCGTTGGACGGCGTCGACCTTGAAGTGCTCGATGCCGAGGGCCGCGTATTGGGCCAGGGTAAGACCCAGAAGGGTGGCCACGCTGAGTTGCCATTGCCGAAAAAAGCCCAGGTGTTGTTGGCCAAGCAGGGCGAGCAAACCAGTATGTTGCGCCTCGACAGTGCCGCGCTGGACCTGGCTGAGTTCGACATCGGCGGCCAACCGTCCCACCCCTTGCAATTTTTTGTGTTCGGCCCGCGTGATCTGTATCGACCTGGGGAAACCGTGCTGCTCAACGCCCTGCTGCGGGACAAGGATGGTAATGCCGTCAAACCGCAACCGGTGAGCGTCGAAGTGCGTCGTCCGGATGAGCAGGTCAGCCGCAAGTTCGTCTGGGATGCCGATGCATCCGGCCTCTATCAATATCAACTGCAACTGGCCGGTGAAGCGCCGACCGGACGCTGGCAGTTGGTGTTTGACCTGGGCGATGGCAAACCGCAGTTGTATGAATTCCTCGTCGAAGACTTCCTGCCTGAACGCCTGGCGCTGGAGCTCAAGGGCAGCGACACGGCGTTGAGCCCGGCAGACAATCCGGTGATTCAGGTCAACGGTCGCTATCTGTATGGCGCACCTGCGTCAGGCAACCGGGTCAGTGGGCAAGTCTATGTGCGCCCACTGCGCGAGGCGGTCAAGTCGCTGCCGGGCTACCAGTTCGGTTCGGTCACCGAAGAAGAACTGAGCCAGGATTTCGAGCTGGACGAAAGCGTGCTCGACGCCAAGGGCCAGGAAGTACTGACCCTGGAAAGCAAATGGGCCGAGGCCAAGTCGCCGCTGCAACTGATCGTACAGGCCAGCCTGCAAGAGTCGGGCGGACGGCCGATCACCCGACGCCTGGTGCAGCCGATCTGGCCGGCCGAGCAACTGCCGGGTCTACGTGGGTTGTTTGACGGCAAGGAAACCAATGGCGATGGTCCAGCGGAACTCGAAGTGTTGCTGGCCAATCAGGACGGGCAGAAACTCGCCGCGCCAAATCTCAAGGTGCGCCTGGTGCGCGAGCGTCGCGACTACTACTGGAACTACTCCGAGAACGATGGCTGGAGCTATCACTTCAACGAGAAATTCCTCAACCTCGACGAACAGACCCTGAACATCAAGGCTGGCGATACCGCCAAGGTCAGCTTCCAGGTGGAGTGGGGCCCATATCGCGTCGAAGTCGAAGACCCGCAGACCGGGCTGGTCAGCAGCCTGCGCTTCTGGGCAGGCTATCAGGCCCAGGACAACACCGAAGGCGGCGCCGTGCGGCCTGATCAGGTGAAACTGGCGCTGGATAAACCCGCCTATGGCGACGGCGATACTGCCAATGTCACCGTGACGCCGCCGGCGGCCGGTAAAGGCTACCTGCTGGTGGAATCCGCCGAAGGCCCGCTGTGGTGGCAGGAAATCGATGTGCCGGCTGAAGGCAAAAGCTTTGCCGTGAAGCTTGACCCGAAATGGTCGCGCCATGATTTGTATGTCAGCGCTTTGGTGATCCGTCCCGGCGAGCGTAAAGCCAACATCACGCCTAAACGTGCGGTGGGTCTGCTGCACCTGCCGCTGGATCGCACCCAGCGCAAACTCGGCGTGACCCTCACCGCGCCGGAAAAAATGCGCCCCAAACAGCCGCTCACCGTGAAAATCGCCGCCAAGAATGCCGATGGCAGCGTGCCGAAACAGGTGCATGTGCTGGTGGCAGCGGTGGACGTGGGCATCCTGAATATCACCGAATACCCGACGCCCGATCCGTATTCCAGCCTGTTCGGCCGCAAAGCCTATGGTGTCGATCAGTTCGACATCTATGGCCAGTTGATCGAAGCCGGCCAAGGTCGATTGGCCAGCCTGGCATTTGGTGGCGACGCGGCATTGGCCAAGGGCGGCAAGCGCCCGGACACCAGCGTGACCATCGTCGCCCTGCAAAGCGCACCGGTGACCTTGAATGAGCAAGGCGAGGGCGAAGTCAGCGTCAATATCCCCGACTTCAACGGCGAGTTGCGGCTGATGGCCCAGGCCTGGAGCGATGATCGCTACGGCATGGCTGAAGCCAAGACGGTGATTGCGGCACCGTTGATTGCCGAGCTGTCGGCGCCGCGCTTCATGGCGGGCGGTGACCAGACAACGTTGGCGCTGGACTTGTCCAACCTGTCGGGCAAGGCGCAGAAACTCGATGTGCAATTGACTGCCGAGGGGCAGTTGGAATTGGTCAACAGTGGCGCGCAAACCGTTGAACTCAAACAAGGCCAGCGCACCACCCTGCGGATTCCGGTGAAAGCCTGGGGCGGGCTGGGCCAGGGCAAGGTCAAGGTGACGGTCAATGGGCTGGACCTGCCGGGTGAAAACCTGCCGCCGTTCAGCCGCGAATGGACCCTGGGCGTACGCCCGGCGTATCCCGCGTTGCTCAAGCATTATCGTGCGGTGCTCAAAAGCGAGCCATGGAGCCTGCCTTCCGGCACTCTGGATCAGTTCGATACCTCGGGCCGCCAGGCTTTGCTGAGCTTATCGAGCCGTCCACCGCTGAACCTCGGTGCACAGATCAGTGCGCTCAAGGCCTACCCCTATGGTTGTCTGGAGCAGACTGCCAGCGGCCTGTACCCATCGTTGTATGCCGATGACGCGTTGCTCAAGCGCTTGTCAATCAAAGGTGAGTCGGACAGCGAGCGCAAACGCAAGATCGAGCTGGGCATCGAGCGCCTGCTGGGCATGCAGCGCTACAACGGCAGCTTTGGTTTGTGGGGCGCCGATGGCGAAGAAGAATATTGGCTGACGGCTTACGTCACCGATTTCCTGTTGCGTGCTCGCGACCAGGGTTTTGCCGTACCGCCTGAGGCTCTGAAAAAAGCCAGTGAGCGCCTGCTGCGCTACGTGCAGGAACGCAACCTGATCGACGTCGATTACAGCGACAACGCCGACCACACCCGCTTTGCCGTACAGGCCTACGCGGGCATGGTGCTGGCGCGCAGTCAGCAGGCGCCGTTGGGGGCGTTGCGCAGCATTTTCGAACGTCGCAGCGATGCGCGCTCCGGCCTGCCGCTGGTGCAGTTGGCCATCGCGTTGCAGAAGATGGGCGACCAGCCACGGGCTGATCAGGCCTTGCTCGCCGGCCTGGCGGCACAGCGCAATGCGAATGAATGGCTGGCCGACTACGGCAGCCCGCTGCGCGACCAGGCAATGATCCTGGCGTTGCTGGAAGAGAACGACTTAGCCAAGGGCAAGCGCGAGGAGCGTCTGTTTACGCTGTCGGATCAACTGGCGACCAGCCCGTACCTGTCGACCCAGGAGCGCAATTCGCTGTTCCTGGCCGGGCGTCTCGGGTTTGCCAAGCCGGACTCGAACTGGCAGGTATCATTGACTGGCAGTGGCGGTGTGCAAGAACTGAACAATCAGCAGTCGACGCTCGAATTGGAAGGTAAGTTGCTATCCAGTGATTTGACCATGAGTAATCAGGGCGAGACACCGGTTTACCAACAACTGACGATTTCGGGTTATCCACAGGTGCCTCCTGCACCGGGTGGCGACAACCTGAGCATCCGCCGCGAATACTTGGGCATGAACGGCCAACCGTTGAACCTGCGCAGCCTCAACAGCGGCGATTTGGTGCTGGTGCATCTGGCGGTCAGTGCCAAGCAGCGTGTGCCGGACGCGTTGGTGGTGGATTTGCTGCCCGCTGGTCTTGAGTTGGAAAACCAGAATCTGGCGCAAAGCGCCGCCAGCCTGGAAAACGCCAGCAGCCAGGTGAAGGAGTGGCGTGAGTCGATGCAGAACGCATCGCTCAAGCACCAGGAGTTCAGGGATGACCGCTACGTGGCGGCGATCAATATGGAAGGTTCCGGCACTACGCACCTGCTGTACCTGGCGCGTGCCGTGACACCGGGCACCTACCGCGTGCCACCGCCGCAAGTGGAGTCGATGTACCGGCCGAACTGGCAGGCGGTGGGCGAGACGCCGGCGGATCTGGTGATCAAGGGGCGGTGA
- a CDS encoding methyltransferase domain-containing protein yields the protein MSDRHFDQLATRFAEKIYGGAKGAIRLAVLQADLTEVLPKRPMRVLDIGAGLGHMSLWLAEQGHEVTLAEPAEPMLEGARQRFAEAGQTATFIHAPWQELLGQLTEPYDLVLCHAVLEWLAEPHAILPVLHQLTAPGGWLSLAFYNRDALIYRNLLKGHFRKMRKNDMAGEKQSLTPQQPLDPRELAAQLESLWQVESQSGVRVFHDYMPLEFQARADLQDLLEMELAHRRHPSFAGLGRYLHWICRPV from the coding sequence ATGAGTGATCGTCATTTCGACCAATTGGCCACGCGTTTCGCCGAGAAAATCTACGGCGGTGCCAAAGGCGCGATTCGCCTGGCGGTGCTCCAGGCCGACCTGACTGAAGTGCTGCCCAAGCGCCCTATGCGCGTACTGGATATCGGCGCTGGCCTGGGCCACATGTCGCTGTGGCTGGCCGAGCAAGGCCATGAGGTCACCCTGGCCGAGCCTGCCGAGCCGATGCTCGAAGGCGCCCGGCAACGCTTCGCGGAGGCCGGACAGACCGCTACTTTCATCCATGCGCCCTGGCAAGAGCTGCTCGGCCAACTCACCGAACCCTACGACCTGGTGCTGTGCCACGCCGTACTGGAATGGCTGGCCGAACCCCATGCGATCCTGCCGGTGCTGCACCAGCTCACGGCCCCTGGCGGCTGGCTTTCTCTGGCGTTCTACAACCGCGATGCGTTGATTTACCGCAACCTGCTCAAAGGCCACTTCCGCAAAATGCGCAAGAACGACATGGCCGGCGAAAAGCAGAGCCTCACACCGCAACAGCCGCTCGACCCACGTGAATTGGCGGCGCAACTCGAAAGCCTTTGGCAGGTCGAAAGCCAAAGTGGCGTGCGAGTGTTCCACGACTATATGCCGTTGGAATTCCAGGCCCGCGCCGATTTGCAGGACCTTTTGGAGATGGAACTCGCTCACCGTCGTCACCCGAGCTTTGCCGGACTTGGGCGTTATTTGCACTGGATCTGCCGTCCGGTTTAA
- a CDS encoding DUF4136 domain-containing protein, with amino-acid sequence MRRLCLILFSLGLGACSSPNPYVAASAPIPPAPPQAANTFDASAYPAPVRDYGAYRNWAWRNGQLPAGTAWADSAQIAEAVSGALDQRGLRPLHDNRPADLFVSADVRLEKRLKQVQDDYGYGYGGYNRYGNGYGMYNSVPIVRTYEVQVVVVRINLFDARTGQPVWSASAETGSQGSLSERRDALRQAVQKAMTAYPPS; translated from the coding sequence ATGCGTCGTCTCTGTTTGATCCTGTTCTCCCTGGGTTTGGGCGCGTGTTCCAGCCCGAACCCCTATGTCGCCGCTTCGGCACCTATTCCTCCGGCGCCGCCCCAGGCGGCCAACACCTTTGATGCCAGCGCCTACCCGGCGCCGGTGCGCGATTATGGCGCCTATCGCAATTGGGCCTGGCGTAACGGCCAGCTCCCGGCGGGCACAGCCTGGGCGGATTCGGCGCAGATTGCCGAAGCGGTCAGCGGCGCCCTTGATCAACGCGGACTGCGCCCGTTGCATGACAATCGCCCGGCAGACCTGTTTGTCAGCGCTGATGTGCGCCTGGAGAAGCGCCTCAAGCAGGTCCAGGATGACTACGGCTACGGTTACGGCGGCTACAACCGCTATGGCAACGGCTACGGCATGTACAACTCGGTGCCGATCGTGCGCACCTATGAAGTGCAGGTCGTGGTGGTTCGCATCAATCTGTTCGATGCCCGCACCGGCCAGCCAGTGTGGAGTGCCAGTGCGGAAACTGGCAGCCAGGGAAGCCTCAGCGAGCGGAGAGATGCTTTGCGCCAGGCGGTGCAAAAGGCAATGACGGCGTATCCTCCCAGTTAA
- the pbpC gene encoding peptidoglycan glycosyltransferase PbpC (penicillin-binding protein 1C) produces MSLRLVARWILTSLLLVVALLWLADHIWPLPLPKDDLARVVLAEDGTPLWRFADANGVWRYPVQTSEVSPYYLDALLTYEDRWFYQHPGVNPLALARATWQNLTGARVVSGGSTLSMQVARLLDPHSRTFHGKLRQLWRTAQLEWHLSKEEILNLYLNRAPFGGTLQGVAAASWAYLGKSPSQLTHAEAALLAVLPQAPSRLRPDRHPQRAQEARDKVLRRLAEFQVWPRSAVDEALEEPLLLAPRLEPSLAPLLARRLNRPDSPPLIRTTLDATLQRRLEDLLLGWRARLPEHTSAAILVVEEESMAVRAYLGSVDINDAKRFGHVDMISALRSPGSTLKPFLYGMALDDGLIHSESLLQDVPRRYGDYRPGNFSMGFTGAVPASTALSSSLNLPAVQLLEAYGPKRFAAEMRIGGVPLALPALAEPNLALILGGAGSRLEDLVSGYSAFARDGRSATIRLQPDDTLRERPLLSPGSAWIVRRILSGQARPDRDPRAELVQRPVLAWKTGTSYGFRDAWAIGVGPRYLIGVWIGRPDGTPVPGQFGLASAAPLMLQVHDVLTNRDSQRGISAPVKPVPANVGVAAICWPLGQPMSRGDPNCRRQRFAWTLDNTTPPTLQALDQPLSMGLMESVWVNAKGLRVDAHCPGAERKNIALWPAPLEPWLPRAERREARIPAADPDCPPPALAASSPLSIVGVREGDQLRLPVASQQALHLKISALGGSGRRWWFLNGAPLGDSANQDFINTSFERLGRYQLSVLDEAGQTARIEFSVVD; encoded by the coding sequence TTGAGTTTGCGTTTAGTTGCCCGCTGGATCCTGACCAGCCTGTTGTTGGTGGTGGCGTTGCTGTGGCTGGCCGACCACATCTGGCCGCTCCCCCTGCCCAAGGATGATCTTGCGCGGGTCGTGCTGGCTGAGGATGGCACGCCGTTGTGGCGGTTTGCCGATGCCAATGGCGTGTGGCGCTATCCGGTACAGACCAGCGAGGTGTCGCCATATTACCTGGACGCCTTGCTCACTTATGAGGACCGCTGGTTCTATCAACACCCCGGCGTAAATCCGCTGGCGCTGGCGCGGGCGACGTGGCAGAACCTCACCGGCGCACGGGTGGTATCGGGCGGCAGCACCTTGTCGATGCAGGTGGCGCGATTGCTGGATCCGCATTCGCGCACGTTCCATGGCAAGTTGCGCCAGTTGTGGCGTACGGCGCAGTTGGAATGGCACCTGTCCAAGGAAGAAATCCTCAACCTCTACCTGAACCGCGCACCGTTTGGCGGCACATTGCAGGGCGTGGCGGCGGCCAGTTGGGCGTACTTGGGAAAATCCCCTTCGCAACTGACCCACGCCGAAGCCGCCTTGCTCGCCGTGCTGCCCCAGGCACCCAGCCGTTTGCGCCCGGATCGCCATCCCCAGCGCGCCCAGGAAGCCCGCGACAAAGTGCTGCGCCGTCTCGCTGAGTTCCAGGTCTGGCCGCGGTCTGCAGTCGATGAAGCCCTGGAAGAACCGTTGCTGCTCGCCCCACGCCTGGAACCGAGCCTGGCGCCCTTGCTCGCGCGCCGCCTGAATCGCCCTGACAGCCCGCCGCTGATCCGCACCACCCTGGATGCCACGTTGCAACGCCGTCTTGAAGACTTGCTGCTGGGTTGGCGGGCGCGCCTGCCGGAACACACGTCCGCCGCCATCCTGGTGGTTGAAGAGGAAAGCATGGCCGTGCGCGCCTACCTCGGCTCGGTGGATATCAACGACGCCAAGCGCTTTGGCCATGTGGACATGATCAGCGCCCTGCGTTCGCCGGGCTCCACCCTCAAGCCGTTCCTCTATGGCATGGCCCTGGATGATGGGCTGATCCACTCCGAATCCTTGTTGCAGGATGTGCCCCGGCGTTATGGCGATTACCGGCCGGGCAACTTCTCCATGGGCTTTACCGGTGCCGTGCCGGCGAGTACGGCGCTGTCGAGTTCGCTCAACTTGCCGGCGGTGCAGTTGCTGGAAGCCTACGGGCCCAAGCGTTTTGCCGCCGAGATGCGCATCGGCGGCGTGCCTTTGGCGCTGCCGGCGCTGGCCGAACCGAACCTGGCACTGATTCTGGGCGGCGCAGGCAGTCGCCTCGAAGACCTGGTGAGTGGCTACAGTGCCTTTGCCCGGGACGGCAGGAGCGCCACAATCCGATTGCAGCCGGACGATACGCTCAGGGAGCGGCCGTTGTTGTCGCCAGGGTCCGCCTGGATTGTGCGACGCATCCTCAGCGGCCAGGCGCGGCCCGACCGTGACCCGCGTGCCGAGCTAGTGCAGCGCCCGGTGCTGGCCTGGAAGACCGGCACCAGCTACGGTTTTCGCGATGCCTGGGCCATCGGCGTGGGGCCGCGCTATTTAATCGGCGTGTGGATCGGCCGCCCGGACGGCACGCCGGTGCCGGGCCAGTTTGGCCTGGCCTCGGCCGCGCCGTTGATGTTGCAGGTGCACGACGTGCTGACCAACCGCGACAGCCAGCGCGGTATCAGCGCGCCCGTCAAGCCGGTGCCGGCCAATGTCGGCGTGGCGGCGATCTGTTGGCCCCTGGGCCAGCCCATGAGCCGCGGCGACCCCAATTGCCGCCGCCAGCGGTTTGCCTGGACCCTGGATAACACCACGCCGCCGACGCTGCAGGCATTGGACCAACCATTGAGTATGGGCTTGATGGAAAGCGTGTGGGTCAATGCCAAGGGCTTGCGGGTAGACGCCCATTGCCCCGGCGCCGAGCGCAAAAACATCGCCCTGTGGCCCGCGCCCCTGGAACCCTGGCTGCCACGGGCCGAACGCCGCGAAGCACGCATCCCGGCCGCCGACCCGGATTGCCCGCCACCCGCGCTGGCCGCGTCGTCGCCGCTGTCGATTGTAGGCGTGCGCGAAGGCGATCAACTGCGCCTGCCCGTCGCCAGCCAGCAGGCCCTTCATCTGAAAATATCGGCCTTGGGCGGCAGTGGCCGACGTTGGTGGTTCCTTAATGGCGCGCCGTTGGGGGACAGCGCCAACCAGGACTTTATCAACACCAGTTTCGAGCGCCTGGGCCGCTATCAGTTGAGTGTGCTGGATGAGGCGGGGCAGACGGCCAGGATCGAGTTCAGTGTGGTGGATTAA